The Salicibibacter halophilus DNA window CCACCCGCGTAATGGCCCCCTGAATAATGATTATCAAAGTCTTCGGGGATTTCTTCCCGGTCAACGATGTCTGCTCCCATTTCTTCGGCGACTTCCTCGCAAATATCAAGACCGAAAGCCATAAGGTTTTTATCTTGATCGGTATACTCGTTCGTTACACGCAAAAGCGGGTCTCCATACACATCCGTATAGGTAGGATCAAGATCCAGGTAATTAAAGGACCACGGGAGCGTACCCACCTGGAATTGGATGCGCAAGTACCGATTGAAATAAAATAACGATTTTTCTTTGAACTCACGCCCCCAATTAGGCGTTCCTTCGGGGACTTGATTGCTTTCAATCGGCCGCTCCCCGTACTGTCTGATTTCAACTTCGCCGCCATGGAGAAAATCGCGATCCGTGTGGTCAATATTATCACCGGCGTAATCATCGAACGTTGCGCCCAAGGCTCCGGCTCCCATGTAAAGATTAAACTTTTCATTGTCAAAAAAAGCATTCGCGGCTAACTTGTCGAGAAAATGGCCGGTGAAATTTTTTCCGATCACCCCTTCTTGATTCTCAGGATCATAAGGGGTTCCAATATCAGACATTAACAAAAGCCGTGTGTTCGTAAATGTAAAACCTGCAAGCACGACTACATCTGCCGGTTGTTCATATTCTTGTCCCGAGGTAGTGTCCACATAAACAACACCCGTAGCTTGTTCTCCATCATAATTGACCCGACGAACATGAGATTTTGCCCTCATTTCAAAATTACCGGTCTCCTCCGCCGTCGCCAAAACAGTTACGATCGGGTCGCCTTTTGCCCCATAATCACAACCATACGCATTGCAAAAAGCACAATATTGGCATTGGGCAATCGTTTGTCCATCCGGATTTTCATAGTTCTCGGTAATGTTGGCCGAAGGCAGCATGTAGGGATGATAGCCAAGATTCTCCGCTGCATCTTTAAACAAACGAATATTAGGGGTCTCAACCATGGGTGGATTAGGATAATCATCTGATCGAGGCGGACCTACCGGGTTGGGCTCCCCTGAGATCCCCGCGGTTTTTTCATAACGGTCATAATAAGGTTCCAATTCGTCGTAGGTAATCCCCCAATCCTGTAGTGTCATGTCTTCCGGAATTTTATCCTCCCCGTATTGTTCAACGGTTTGGCTGTAAATTTCAAAATCATAAGGCAAAAACCGAAAGGTAACACCGGACCAGTGAACACTCCCGCCTCCTTCGTCATTGCCAACCATCATGTCATCTTGTGTTCTGACGGGCAAGGCAGTAATGTCCCTTCGGTGTCGGGAAGTAATCGTTTCTTTTGATAAATCCTGCATCATCTCATATCGAGTAGAGAAACGCAGTTCATCTTTCACATGCATATAATCTTCAATTGCTTTTTCCTCGCCGCGTTCCAAACAAACGACTTCATGGCCGGCTTTGGCGAGTTCTGCACTGACAATGCCGCCTGCCCAGCCGCTGCCGACGACAAGCACTTCTACCGGGTCTAATTCTGTTGGCATAGTATCACTCCTTAGTTGAGAACCTCATTTATTTTGGTAGCGTTTCACAATAAAAGGATTTTATGTATGATTTTTCTTTTTTGAGCATTACGCTTGCTTTTTTTATAACTCAATGGTATTCTACTTAATGTCAAGATATTTATATTAAAGATATATAGGGGGAACCGTCGTGTTAAAAATAGGAATTATTAGCGGAAGTGTGCGTCAAGGTCGAAACGGGGAAGCTGTTACTGATTGGATCTACGATTTTGCCAAAGATCGCGATGATGATGTCGAATATGAAATTGTGGATCTTCTTGATTACGACCTTCCCATGTTGGGCGCAGCGATTCCGGAAGCAGGTCAGGAAGAAGCAAACGCTGCAATGAAAGCCTGGTCGGAAAAAATGGCTTCTTTTGATGGCTTCATTTTTGTTGTACCGGAATACAATCACGCGGTCGGCGGTGCATTAAAAAATGCATTGGACTATCTTAACCCGGAACTTAACAATAAAGCTGCCGGGATGGTCGGTTACGGCGGTTTAGGCGGCGTACGCGCACACGAAAATCTGCGCCTCATTCTAGGCGAGCTGCAAGTTGCTGATGTACGTGCAACTGTTAACTTTTCCATCATGACCGACTTTGAAAACTTTAGTGAGTTCAAACCGGCCGAGTACCACGCAGACAACGCGAACCAAATGCTTGATCAAGTGCAAGCTTGGAGCCGTGCATTAAAATCGATTCGTCAGGAAGTAACGGTATAAATAAACAGCCGTCCGATGTCATACACGCGTCAAGAACGCATCAAATAGATATAAAAAAATTCGTCCGTTTTACGAAAACGGGCGTTTTTTATGTAGGTGTTTAGGGTTTAGATCCGCCAAAGCGAGCAAATTCCCGGCCATCCCCCTCATTTTTCCATTCATCTTCATGTTCTATTTCGCATGGGAAAGGATGCGTACGGGCACAATTATTTTATGGGCATTATTTTGCAAGGAAGGAGGCTGAATAAAATGAATAAAAAAGTGCTGTACGTCTTTTTATCATCTATATTTGCATTCAGTATTTTAGGCGCATGCAATGGCGGAGCGCCTGAAGACGACGGGATGAATGGAGATACGGAGGAAGACATGGGCGGCGATGATTTGGATGAAGATGTCGAAGACGAAGGGATGGATGAAGGACCGGATCCTGATGAAGACCCCGAAGATGCAGGGGATGACCAAAATAATGAAGAAGAAATATACAGCAATTAACATAAAGCATTTAAAGCCTGTGAATATAAACACTCACAGGCTTTTTCCCGTACTTTCGTTCGCACGCCTTAATGGTGATCCCTTAGACTTAAAGGATCCATCTCCACGAATTCTTCACTTTCAATCACGTCAATGTACGCAGGCTGGGCGCCCGGGTATTCTTTCATGCGCCAACCGTCCATGTTTTTATTTCCTCCATAGAGGGGATCCGAGTAAACCCCTTCAATTGTCGCTTGCCTGAGCAGGGAAAAAAACATCGCCGAGGATACGCCATCCATGTCCACTTCATCACTGTCAAAAGCGCTGAGAATCTCGTTTTGTTGTTCTTCTTCCAGATCATCAAAATTTTCTTCGAATTGTTCATCACTGATTTCATTGATGCGACGAACACCTTGCGTGAAAATCTCGCTTCTTGTCATGGCAGATTGATACCCTTGTTCCGAATCTCCCTCTTGAAAGGGTCCGCGCATGTATTCTTTTGCATTAAGACCCCACCGACCAGCTAATTGTTTATCAATAAAATATGGAGCACCTAAAGCAATCGCTCCCGGTCCATTATCATCTTCGGGGAAAATTCTCTCGGTCGCCGCGCTTAACACGTTAAAA harbors:
- a CDS encoding GMC family oxidoreductase → MPTELDPVEVLVVGSGWAGGIVSAELAKAGHEVVCLERGEEKAIEDYMHVKDELRFSTRYEMMQDLSKETITSRHRRDITALPVRTQDDMMVGNDEGGGSVHWSGVTFRFLPYDFEIYSQTVEQYGEDKIPEDMTLQDWGITYDELEPYYDRYEKTAGISGEPNPVGPPRSDDYPNPPMVETPNIRLFKDAAENLGYHPYMLPSANITENYENPDGQTIAQCQYCAFCNAYGCDYGAKGDPIVTVLATAEETGNFEMRAKSHVRRVNYDGEQATGVVYVDTTSGQEYEQPADVVVLAGFTFTNTRLLLMSDIGTPYDPENQEGVIGKNFTGHFLDKLAANAFFDNEKFNLYMGAGALGATFDDYAGDNIDHTDRDFLHGGEVEIRQYGERPIESNQVPEGTPNWGREFKEKSLFYFNRYLRIQFQVGTLPWSFNYLDLDPTYTDVYGDPLLRVTNEYTDQDKNLMAFGLDICEEVAEEMGADIVDREEIPEDFDNHYSGGHYAGGAIMGDDPESSAVNNYLQMWDAENLFVVGASAFPHFGNYNPTGTVGALAYRAAEGIEQYLDNGGGMLVKGNNVKTDQRKV
- a CDS encoding NADPH-dependent FMN reductase — its product is MLKIGIISGSVRQGRNGEAVTDWIYDFAKDRDDDVEYEIVDLLDYDLPMLGAAIPEAGQEEANAAMKAWSEKMASFDGFIFVVPEYNHAVGGALKNALDYLNPELNNKAAGMVGYGGLGGVRAHENLRLILGELQVADVRATVNFSIMTDFENFSEFKPAEYHADNANQMLDQVQAWSRALKSIRQEVTV
- a CDS encoding DNA primase, whose protein sequence is MNKKVLYVFLSSIFAFSILGACNGGAPEDDGMNGDTEEDMGGDDLDEDVEDEGMDEGPDPDEDPEDAGDDQNNEEEIYSN
- a CDS encoding gluconate 2-dehydrogenase subunit 3 family protein, which codes for MADNNNTGNNAGGDSGISRRTFIKNTGLVTGGIVGGGLLGGILGNQWQTQTDTGGATEEGEETNDFDEARMFFSRDADFNVLSAATERIFPEDDNGPGAIALGAPYFIDKQLAGRWGLNAKEYMRGPFQEGDSEQGYQSAMTRSEIFTQGVRRINEISDEQFEENFDDLEEEQQNEILSAFDSDEVDMDGVSSAMFFSLLRQATIEGVYSDPLYGGNKNMDGWRMKEYPGAQPAYIDVIESEEFVEMDPLSLRDHH